The nucleotide sequence TGTCGGTGCCCGCGCGGGGTGCGCCCATCACGGTCGCGCCGGGGCCGTGCAACTCGGTGAGCCGGGCGGCGACGTCCTCTTCCGCGGAATTGATGACGGCGTCCGCGCCGATCGCGAGTGCCTTCTCGAGCCGGGCCGGCTGGACGTCGATCACGACGACGTGCTTGGCTCCGCTGATCCGGTAGCCGAGCACCGCACCGAGGCCGATCGGCCCCGCCCCGAACACGGCGACCGTGTCCCCGGGCTGCGGGGCGGTGCGGTTCACCGCGTGCCGCGCCACGGCCATCGGTTCGTTGATCGCCGCCAGGTCGAACGGCAGGTTCCGCGGGATGATCCGGAGCTCACGGCCGGGCTCGGCGTCGCGGAACACCAGGTACTCGCTCAGCGCCCCCATCGGCCCGCCGCTGCCGAGCAGCTGCGAACCGGGCGCCAGCGGGTTCATCACCACGTGGTCGCCGGGCGCGAACCCGGTGACCTCGGCCCCGACTTCGACGACTTCACCAGCACCTTCGTGGCCGAGCGGGGTGGCGCCCTGCCGCGGAGGAATGCCCCCGATGGTCACGTAGTAGGCGTCCGACCCGCAGATGCCGCAGGCCCGCATCCGGACCAGGACGTCCCTCGGACCGGGTGAAGGCTTGGGCACTTCCACCACGTCGACCCTGCCGGGACCGGTGACCAGGACGGATTTCATCGTGAACCTCCAAGTGGTTGGGAAACCTTTGTGAAACGCCGCCATCACTTCAGGAAGCCGTGAGCGCGTTCCGCTGTCTCGCGGATCACCCCGTACTGGCGATCGATGAGCGGCGCGAGCTCGGCGGCCTTGCGGGTGCGCAGCCGGGTGTGCAGGAAGTACGGTGCGACCCAGAACAACAGCCCGTGGAACCCGAGGAACAGGAACAGCGGGATGAGCCCGGCGTTGAGGCTGAAGACCGCTCCCGCGAAGAAGGCGGCCCCGGCCAGCCCGACCGAGTACGCGACGGCGGAGGCGATGGCGGTCTTCGAGCGTTCGAGGCGCCCGATCGAGGCGAGTGCCTCTTCGGCCGTCCGCTGCAACTCGGCGACCACGGGTCGATTCCGGATCCGGCGGTCACGCTTCAGCTCGAGGGTGACCGTCTCCCCCGCCGGGACACGCCCATCGAGGATCCAGCCGAAGCTCTCGTGGACTTCGCGGTGGAGCCGCTCCTTGTCCCGCTCGACCCGGATCGTCGTGTACTCGTAGGACACGGCCTGCCGGTCGTT is from Amycolatopsis mediterranei and encodes:
- a CDS encoding zinc-dependent alcohol dehydrogenase, with amino-acid sequence MKSVLVTGPGRVDVVEVPKPSPGPRDVLVRMRACGICGSDAYYVTIGGIPPRQGATPLGHEGAGEVVEVGAEVTGFAPGDHVVMNPLAPGSQLLGSGGPMGALSEYLVFRDAEPGRELRIIPRNLPFDLAAINEPMAVARHAVNRTAPQPGDTVAVFGAGPIGLGAVLGYRISGAKHVVVIDVQPARLEKALAIGADAVINSAEEDVAARLTELHGPGATVMGAPRAGTDIYLDAAGAPAVIDTALAAAKANATLGIVAVHKKPVPVDFGALLGVEPTIVTAMGYPQEIFQVTDDIVANQDRFGRIISHRFPFTDVLTALETAATPGAADKVVVTFD